One Coffea arabica cultivar ET-39 chromosome 5c, Coffea Arabica ET-39 HiFi, whole genome shotgun sequence DNA window includes the following coding sequences:
- the LOC113691004 gene encoding U-box domain-containing protein 6 isoform X2, translating to MKPLKRHSALLCLAFHSERNKIQIANSGAIPVLLEIIQCQKESLIDLAAAALLVLSSCSANKLAIAASGAILNLVGSLNSQLAEERGFQNLSMQAKLDIISTFHNLSTYPQIIPSIVSSGMVKAILQLMYEFGKQSEMIEKARALLEKMVSSSEIAEKEVAETASLVIHFLVEAIKEGVCLTSGTYRASTFSLCFE from the exons ATGAAGCCACTGAAGCGACACTCTGCTCTGCTTTGTCTAGCTTTTCACAGTGAAAG AAACAAGATCCAAATTGCAAATTCTGGTGCCATACCAGTATTGCTGGAGATCATTCAATGCCAAAAAGAGTCATTGATTGACCTTGCAGCAGCAGCCCTCTTGGTTCTTTCTTCTTGCTCCGCTAACAAGCTAGCAATCGCAGCATCTGGCGCTATCCTGAACTTGGTTGGATCCCTGAATTCCCAATTGGCAGAAGAACGTGGTTTCCAGAATCTAAGCATGCAGGCTAAGCTCGATATCATATCCACATTTCACAATCTCTCCACCTATCCTCAGATAATCCCATCTATTGTTTCTTCTGGTATGGTAAAAGCCATACTTCAACTAATGTATGAGTTCGGAAAACAATCAGAGATGATTGAGAAGGCGAGGGCATTACTGGAGAAGATGGTTTCCTCGTCAGAGATTGCAGAGAAGGAGGTTGCTGAGACTGCATCTCTTGTAATCCACTTTCTAGTGGAGGCCATCAAAGAAG GTGTCTGTCTTACTTCTGGAACATACCGAGCCTCCACTTTTAGCTTGTGCTTTGAATGA
- the LOC113691004 gene encoding uncharacterized protein isoform X1 — protein MKAATRVILLLKDGADDGGFASSISNALQPNPNSNLRRLEESFELSLEKYGIKDHKASGNMIHFLNSNGVSEVSVLLLEHTEPPLLACALNEVLVSFLGGTSSDIPNLVVPFLVEASKLKLENKNAISSYEVSLYRLEFGQLHNLTHALASKIQKAPQSLRIYHEQLACLLHLVRVLDIPALVLVGQHTRHSYSNNLEQYPEVIYGIGELLAEYSSLCFLRERVVWNPPKSSKASKEPWHALYG, from the exons ATGAAGGCTGCGACGAGGGTGATCTTGCTACTTAAGGACGGCGCCGACGACGGCGGCTTCGCTTCTTCAATCTCAAATGCTCTCCAACCAAACCCTAACTCTAATCTCCGAAGATT GGAAGAGTCATTTGAGCTGTCGCTGGAAAAGTATGGAATCAAAGATCATAAAGCTTCTGGAAATATGATTCACTTTCTCAATAGTAATGGAGTATCTGAG GTGTCTGTCTTACTTCTGGAACATACCGAGCCTCCACTTTTAGCTTGTGCTTTGAATGAagttctggtatcatttctggGAGGGACCTCATCAGACATCCCCAATCTCGTAGTTCCGTTTCTTGTGGAGGCATCAAAGCTTAAACTGGAGAATAAGAATGCTATCTCAAGTTATGAAGTTTCTCTTTACAGATTGGAATTTGGCCAACTGCACAATTTAACACATGCTTTGGCCTCCAAAATTCAAAAGGCTCCACAATCATTGCGGATATATCATGAGCAGTTGGCCTGCTTGCTTCACCTTGTCCGTGTCTTAGATATCCCGGCGCTTGTTCTTGTTGGACAACATACTCGGCATAGTTACAGTAATAATTTGGAACAGTATCCTGAG GTAATTTATGGGATAGGTGAGCTTCTTGCAGAGTACTCATCTCTTTGCTTTTTAAGGGAGAGGGTTGTGTGGAATCCACCAAAGTCTTCTAAGGCCAGCAAGGAGCCTTGGCATGCTCTATATGGATGA